Part of the Polyodon spathula isolate WHYD16114869_AA chromosome 18, ASM1765450v1, whole genome shotgun sequence genome, acaattaaaattaaacacagtgaGGAACTTTTTAGACTTCTACTTCTAAGACAGTGCTCGCAGCACAAACTTTCAGCCAGCACCTTCATCATTACTCAGCTGAATCTTGAGTTGCTGTCTATTATAGAGTGTGTTTGAAGTTATACTGCAGGTTAATTATTCCTACTTCAAATACatcatttgaaatgtttcctTGGAACAATCAAGTTGAGCTATTCAGCTTCTGAAAGCTGGCATGGCTGGCATGCAGGCGGTGGTCACCCCCGTTCAATGCATTCTCATTCTGGCTGTGCTGGGAAACTCCAGAAGCTTGTGCTGCACAATACCATATGTAAAGGGGAAAGGAGCTCTGTTGGTATTCCATCGGCATGTATTTCTGGCTCATTCCACGTATTCAATGTGTAATCTGAGCCTCCTGTCAgcagaaattatttttaatacaagtgccatttatttcctttatttttttttatgtaagtgcATGTCAATGCTACAGTACACTGTGGAATGGGAGAGCATGCTGTAAGTACCATGATATACCCAACACCTCTGCTCTGCCATGCTGTCAGTACCATGCTATACCCGACACCTCTGCTCTGCCATGCTGTCAGTACCATGCTATACCCGACACCTCTGCTCTGCCATGCTGTCAGTACCATGATATACCCAACACCTCTGCTCTGCCATGCTGTCAGTACCATGCTATACCCGACACCTCTGCTCTGCCATGCTGTCAGTACCATGCTATACCCGACACCTCTGCTCTGCCATGCTGTCAGTACCATGCTATACCCGACACCTCTGCTCTGCCATGCTGTCAGTACCATGCTATACCCGACACCTCTGCTCTGCCATGCTGTCACCATGATAATACCAAACACCTCTGCTCTGCCATGCTGTCAGTACCATGCTATACCTGACACCTCTGCTCTGCCATGCTGTCAATACCATGATATACCCAACACCTCTGCTCTGCCATGCTGTCAGTACCATGATATACCCGACACCTCTGCTCTGCCATGCTGTCAGTACCATGCTATACCCAACACCTCTGCTCTGCCATGCTGTCAGTACCATGCTATACCCGACACCTCTGCTCTGCCATGCTGTCAGTACCATGCTATACCCGACACCTCTGCTCTGCCATGCTGTCAGTACCATGCTATACCCGACACCTCTGCTCTGCCATGCTGTCAGTACCATGATAATACCAAACACCTCTGCTCTGCCATGCTGTCAGTACCATACTATACCTGACACCTCTGCTCTGCCATGCTGTCAGTACCATGCTATACCCGACACCTCTGCTCTGCCATGCTGTCAGTACCATGCTATACCCGACACCTCTGCTCTGCCATGCTGTCCGTACCATGATAATACCAAACACCTCTGCTCTGCCATGCTGTCAGTACCATGCTATACCTGACACCTCTGCTCTGCCATGCTGTCAATACCATGATATACCCAACACCTCTGCTCTGCCATGCTGTCAGTACCATGATATACCCGACACCTCTGCTCTGCCATGCTGTCAGTACCATGCTATACCCGACACCTCTGCTCTGCCATGCTGTCAGTACCATGCTATACCCGACACCTCTGCTCTGCCATGCTGTCAGTACCATGCTATACCCGACACCACTGCTCTGCCATGCTGTCAGTACCATGCTATACCCGACACCTCTGCTCTGCCATGCTGTCAGTACCATGATAATACCAAACACCTCTGCTCTGCCATGCTGTCAGTACCATACTATACCTGACACCTCTGCTCTGCCATGCTGTCAGTACCATGCTATACCCGACACCTCTGCTCTGCCATGCTGTCAGTACCATGATAATACCAAACACCTCTGCTCTGCCATGCTGTCAGTACCATGCTATACCCAACCCCTCTTCTCTGCCATGCTGTCAGTACCATGCTATACCTGACACCTCTGCTCTGCCATGCCGTGCTTCTGCTTCAATGGTAGAGTAACTGTGGAGTTGAGAGATTTAATAAACTATCCCACTATCCGAGACCTCCGACTTCAGTTGCTATTGTGGGAGGTAAAACGATAGCCCTGCTTCTTCGGGACTCTGTGCTTGTGAAGGTTTTTACTCTGTTTATATTTGGGGGTGGAGGGTTGATTCACATGCATAAATATAGCTTTACTGCTCTTGTAAACACTGGGTGGCATGTTTGTCTCCTAGAACACCACTCTGAATTTAGCCAGATTGATGCAGGTTATTTATTCAGACAGTACGTACTCGTGCCTGGCTTCTTGGGGGGctgttcctgctgctgctgctgccagggGATCTTGTGTCTCTGGACGGGTGGTGGGAGCCCCTGGGTTTGCTGCAGGGGTTGGTTCACCTGGGTTTCCTTGGCGGTCTTGGGTCTGAGTGCTGGAGTCCCGGGGGTCTGTCTCTCCTGAAGCTGCCTGCCCTTGAAATGCTTGACTTGGAGCTTCTTTCCAgatctctgctgctgctgctgctccccgTCTGTATCCGGGGTCTCAGTTGCTTTTCCTTCGGGCGTCTGGTTAGAGGAGCGTTGGGCTGAGGGTTCACTGGAGGAAAGGGCCTCGCTCTGCAAGGCGCTGCTCACCTGCTGCTCAAACCGCTCCACCTTGGCCTCCTGGCTTCTGAGAGCATCCTGGAGCCCCTGGAGGCCGGCCCGCACCTGGTCCCTGTCAGAGGAGAGGGAGCTGATCTGATCCTTCTGGTCCCGGAGTTCCTGGGTGAGGCTGGAGAGCACACCGTCGCGCTCCTTGTTGTCTCTCAGGGTCTGCTTGCTCTTCTCGTTCAGGGCTTTCTCCAGGGCACTCACCTTGAGCTCCagcttcttgtttttcttctggAGCTTCTTGGTCCAGAGCTTGAGGCTGTCGAGGTCTCTCGTGGCGGAGGCGTGGAAGCTGCCGATGGTCTGGGAGATGTTGGCGTACTGGTCTGTCAGCAGCTGGAAGCGCTCCTCGATGTTGTAAGAGATGTTGTAGTTGTCTGCGATTCCTTGAAGGCGGGTGAGAGTCAGCTCCTGGAACCAGCGGAACTGCATGACAAAGAGATTGAAAACACTCCATAGTCATTCGTATTAGAACACATTACAAGAAAGGTAACAAATGCAATGACAAGCGTTTCAATTAATAGttctgatacattttaaataagaagCCTGTTCATTCATTTAATTCTGCTAATGACTGAAAAAAGTCCAGTGTATGGAAGTTGTGTTATAGGCTGATAATTAtgctaataattttaattttcaaaaagatTCTAcgaatgttttatatttcattattaaataaaataaacatttttttttccatttccaaataacaaaataacacatgtCCTTTTCCATTATTTTTGAGAAAATATGAATATGTGCTTTAAGAAAATGGATACGTGTATAACCCATAAAAAGTCTATAACACCATCCAAAAGCTCTAAGCTTCCTACAGTATACTGCAATACTCTATTATCTTACAGGAAGCTATGTTTCTGGAGGGCATGGTAGTATTTCATAGTATCATGTGGGTTCTGACAAAGTTTTTATTGGAAATTAAGCAAACTGTGAAAGGAAAGCATACCCTTATGATAGTTCctcattgtaaagcatagtaaagtctAAAAAATCATACAATGCAAAGCATAGGAATGGCAAAGCATATTCAAAGCATTGGAAACAGCAAGTGCGTACTGTAACAGCTGGAAAATTATGTGGAAAACTGAAAATGTGCCGTGATAAAGGGAACACATGAGAAACACCGCAGAATGGGAGACAAACTGAATGAAATGGCAAGAATGAAAGCCATCGCACTGCCCCCTCCTCagagattcacacacacagctcctgAATAAGCAGATCACGGCTCCTCACTCAGCCTGCCACCCACCTGCTCCTCCAGTCTCCTCAGCCTCTCAAAGAAAGGTTTCCTCGTGCCCGTCTCGGCTTGCCCTGCCTGCTGCCCGGACCCAGGCTGTGCACAGAGGCAGGTCAGGAGCAGGAGTAGGAACGCCACCTTCCCGCAGCTCGGCATCTTCACACAGAGGGGCTGTCAGGAGCTGTCTGCCTGAGATTCACCAGCAAAGCGGTCTGAGCGCAGGGCTGgaggcagcttttatatttgGAAGCTCTCTGGTCGCTCTGATTAATAGCTCTGCCCGTGACCCCATCCCAAAAGGGGTGTGCATTCCTCCCAGGGTGTGGAACGGAAGCAAGGAGGCTGAGCTTCAGCTAGACGAGTTCTACAGACGCCTGCTACTCCATACAGTGCCggagggctctctctctctctccaccttcCTTCACAAGCTCACAGGGAGGCTGTTACTGTGTGTGCACTGCCAGGAGCACAGTGGTGGAAACCGAGATATGCTTTATATACCTACTGGACCTCATGTCCATTTCATTTCATCTGTTTCTACCATCCAGGTGTTTAATGAATTAGGAAGAGTACATTCCAGTCTGCACACACAGCTCTTTCAATGCATCTCAGTCAATTATATAAAATCCAATGACACTGCCCCTATAGTACACTGtatacagcagtgtttttttttttttactagagcTGTGTTTTGGAGTTTGGGGTTCGAACAGTGCATTGGCTTCAAGTCTAGGCTGGTCTTTTTACAGGAGGGTCTAGTTTGTCTTTACCCTCGACAGCAGCACAAGCGCTGCAGCTCCCTTTTTTCCAAAACAAGAAATCCAGGATGTGAGATTAACAAGCTCCCGCTGTATCTCTTGTTAGCATTGCATGGAACAGTTTATCTTCTTTTAACAAGCCTCTGCTTCAAAACTTTGTATTAGTGTGAGCACACTGACGTAAAAGAAGAAAACGCTTCAATGGAATGGAAGAGTTCTACCGCCCTCTGGTGCTCGAATTGGAACACTACGGCTAAATGTGAAGAAcggatttaaatgtttaatatttccaGTAGAGGGCGGTATGCAGCACGCACTGAGCTTTGTTCGACCCCTAGCTGTCTTCGCCAGGCCTTCCTCGAGTCGGTTTCCTGCAGAGGCACTGTTGCTATTGGGGAGAGAAACATGGCAAGTTTACTGAAGCATTCTGCGAAGTACGTCCTCTCAGGTATGTGAAACGAAAAGATTAAAAGTAATCTTTAAAAACAGTGACTGCGTTTCATATTAACCTGCTTCATTGGTTGATCACCTGTTTTCTTCCCCAGTCCTGTTGTCAAACTAACTAGGTGATAGTGTTTAGAAATTAGGACGAAGGTCAACACCGGACAACATATTGACTATTTAATTTGCTTGGTTGCatgcaagcttttttttatttttttatagggctacaAAGACgttatattaaatgtttaaataagtaaatacagtatatttatatgcCATAAATCATAATACTTTGCAGAGCTACATAAGTTTATTGTGATAGCTGGCTTTTAAAGGGGTTAACGAGTTATGATCAAGACATAGAGATCTAGTCGTAGTTAATTGCAAAATGCTACTGTTAACTGCTGCTGTAGGCAAGCTTTTAAAAGGGTGCACCCATTGCTGTAATGCTGTAAGTATTCGGTTAAGCCAAGGTTTTgctaatataacttttttttttccttattcccCTTTAAATTGCATTTGGAAACCGTCGAGTCAGCACAACAAACTCAACACGTAGTTCATGCATACGCAATGAAGCAAGCTGATGCATAGTTATAAAAACAAGTAATTGTTCTAATTGTGTCTAAATGCTGCTTTGCCCTTGCAGCTGTGAAGTGTGTGTAGGTTTGGTTTCTGTGGTGTGACTCTGCCTGTGTTGCAGGGAGGCTGTCTCATCTGGGTGTACACAGCAGATATGGGGGTCTCCAGTGTCTGCAGCCCTGCCTCCTTCCACACCAGAGGAGCGTCTCTACTGGCAGCAAGATCCAGGTAGAGATGGACGACAGCACAGGTAAATACCAGCTGCACCTGAGAACAGAGGGGCGGCCtgtctctgtttgtctgtctgatGGGCGACAGCACAGGTACATACCAGCTGCACGTCTGaagcacagggctgcagtgtggtgtgctCAAGGTCATGTGTCGTGTCCCGTGCTAGCAGCAGTGTGCAATGTCCCGCGCTAGCAGCAGTGTGCTGTGTCCCGTGCTGGGGGCAGTGCCCCATGCTGGCAGCAGTGTGTTGTTCTCAAGGTTGTGTGCTGTGTCCCACGCTGGTGGCAGTGTGCAGTGTCCCGCGCTAGCAGCAGTGTGCAGTGTCCCGTGCTGGCGGCAGTGCCCCATGCTGGCAGCAGTGTTTTGTTCTCAAGGTTGTGTGCTGTGTCCCACGCTGGTGGCAGTGTGCAGTGTCCCGTGCTGGCGGCAGTGTGCAGTGTCCCGTGCTGGCGGCAGTGCCCCATGCTGGCAGCAGTGTGTTGTTCTCAAGGTTGTGTGCTGTGTCCCACGCTGGTGGCAGTGTGCAGTGTCCCGTGCTGGCGGCAGTGTGCTGTGTCACGCGCTGGCGGCAGTGTTCCATGCTGGCATTAGTATGCAGTGTCCCATGCTGGCAGCAGTGTGCAGTGTTCCATGCTGGCGGCAGTGTGCAGTGCCCCATGCTGGCATTAGTATGCAGTGTCCCATGCTGGCAGCAGTGTGCAGTGTTCCATGCTGGCATCAGTGTGCAGTGCCCCATGCTGGCGGCAGTGTGCAGTGTCCCGCGCTGGCAGCAGTGCCCCATGCTGGCAGCAGTGTGCAGTGTTCCATGCTGGCGGCAGTGTGCAGTGTCCCATGCTGGCAGCAGTGTGCAGTGTTCCATGCTGGCGGCAGTGTGCAGTGTCCCATGCTGGCAGCAGTGTCCCATGCTGGCGGCAGTGTCCCATGCTGGCGGCAGTGTGCAGTGTCCCGCGCTAGCAGCAgtgtgcagttccccgtgctggCGGCAGTGTCCCACTCTAGCAGCAGTGTGCAGTGCCCTGCGCTGGCGGCTGTGTCCCATGCTGGCAGCAGTGTGCTGTGTCCCGTGCTGGCAGCAGTATGCAGTGTCCCGCGCTGGCGGCAGTGTGCGGTGTCCCGCGCTAACGGCAGTGTCCCATGCTGGCAGCAGTGTCCTGTGTCCCGCGCTCCAGTGACTCTCTCCCCTGTGCTCCTGTTCCAGGCATCGCTATTCTAACGATGAAGAGCCCTCCTGTGAACAGCCTCAGCCTGGACTTCCTGACCGAGTTCTCAATCAGCCTGGAGAAGCTGGAGCTGGACCGGGGCTGCAGGGGAGTCATCCTCACCTCCGTACGTGAGCAGCCAGGGCaggagagctcagtgaatacatgcagggagattggatcctcatctcagtgaatacatgcagggagatcggatcctcatctcagtgaatacatgcagggagatcggatcctcatctcagtgaatacatgcagggagatcggatcctcatctcagtgaatacatgcagggagatcaGATCcgcatctcagtgaatacatgcagggagatcggatctgatcctcatctcagtgaatacacGCAGAGAGATCGGATCtgatcctcatctcagtgaatacatgcagggagatcggatcctcatctcagtgaatacatgcagggagatcggatctgatcctcatctcagtgaatacatgcagagAGATCGGATCtgatcctcatctcagtgaatacatgcagagAGATCGGATCtgatcctcatctcagtgaatacatgaaGAGAGATCGGATCtgatcctcatctcagtgaatacatgcagggagatcagctcctcatctcagtgaatacacGCAGGGAGATCTGATCCGCATCTCAGTGACTACATGCAGGGAGATTGGATCcgcatctcagtgaatacatgcagagAGATTGGATCTGATCCTCATCTCGGTGAATACACGCAGAGAGATCGGATCtgatcctcatctcagtgaatacacGCAGAGAGATCGGATCtgatcctcatctcagtgaatacatgcagagAGATCGGATCTGATCCTCATCTCGGTGAATACATGCAGAGAGATCGGATCTGATCCTCATCTCGGTGAATACATGCAGAGAGATCGGATCTGATCCTCATCTCGGTGAATACACGCAGAGAGATCGGATCtgatcctcatctcagtgaatacatgcagagAGATCGGATCtgatcctcatctcagtgaatacatgcagagAGATCGGATCTGATCCGCACACAGCTGCTCAGACTGGATCTGCTTATTATTCTGAGTACATTATTGGATACATTTTAGAACACCTTTTTTTAACCCTTaaacactgaatatatatatatatatatatatatatatatatatgatttttttttttttttttatatgactcGATATATCAAAAGGTATATTAAGTTCCATAGAATtcatggatcagactgctatgcattGGGAGTCTCATTTCTACctctgctgtgtgtctgtctgtgtgtgtgtgtgtgtgtgtgtgtgtgtgtgtgtgtgtctgtctgtctatctgtctgtgcgtgtgtatatgtctctgtctgtctgtctatctgcgtgtgtgtgtgtgtgtattgcaggcACTCCCGAAGATCTTCTCCGCGGGGCTGGACATCATGGAGATGTATGGGAAGAGCCCTGAGCATTGCGGGGAGTTCTGGAAGGCGGTGCAGGAGATGTGGCTGCGGCTGTATGGCTCCAGTATGATCACAGTAGCAGCGATTAATGTAAGTGTGCAGACCCACTGAGTCAGCCACGTCGAGTGAGAGTGGAGTAGCTGTCTTACAGTTAGGGTGGGGCGAGGGGTCAGTTCAATTGTAACCTGTATTGAATCGCAATGTTAATTGTAACTGAATGTAATTGCAGCTGGCATTGCTGCTCTAAATATTATAATTGATCCTAGGTATGGTTTTGGCTTCAGTGATATGAGGGTCTGTGGTTTAAAAGGTTTAATTCCATTGGTTTTTtgagattattttttgtttgtttttagggcTCCAGTCCCGCAGGAGGCTGTCTGATGGCCTTGGCTTGTGACTACAGAATTATGGCCGAAAACCCCAAATACAGCATCGGCTTGAACGAGACTCAGCTGGGGATTGTCGCCCCCTTCTGGTAAGCGACAGAGTTACATTACTTACCGTGTTATTTCACTcatacatattctaaatcacttgTTGTGTTCACCCTGTTTAATTTCAGAATGTTTGCAATGAAACTAGCAGGAACTGTTCTTGCTTGCAACCAAGATATTTCGTGATCGGTTATAttcatcgtgtgtgtgtgtgtgtgtgtgttgtgtcccgTGCGGTCTGTGAATTTGTCCCGTGCGTGTGTGTTGTGTCCCATGCGGTCTGTGAATGTGTCCCGTGCGTGTGTGTTGTGTCCCGTGCGGTCTGTGAATGTGTCCCGTGCGTGTGTGTTGTGTCCCGTGCGGTTTGTGAATGCGTTGCTGGGTTTGTTTTGGCACCAGGTTCAAGGACACCCTGGTGAACACTGTTGGGAACAGAGCGGCTGAGCTCTCTCTGCAGCTGGGGCTCCTGTACAGCGCTCCCGACGCTCTCAGAACCGGCCTCGTGGATCTGCTGGTACCGGAGGACAAGGTCCTCAGCACAGCCTCTCAAACCGTGACCCAGTGGCTAGCTGTTCCAGGTGAGAATGCAATCggaagcaatttttaaaaatgtgtgtttcttcAATCTAAATAGTCTTGACCCCAAAAGTTCTGTTGATTTTGTCCCATAGCAGTGAACCGATGTTTACTGTGTTATGCCAATGTGCAGTTTAAACTGGATTCCCTGGAGCTGCTCAATCAGAGCCTGAACTCCAGTCCAGCCCAGTGCCCTTGCTGTACTCCCTCTTCTTTTCCTTTACTGCAGACCACGCCCGGCAGATCACCAAGTCCATGATGAGAAAGCCGACAGTCGACCGACTGCTGGCGAGCAGGGAGCCCGACATCAAGAACTTCGTCAGCTTCATCACCAAAGACTCAATCCAGAAATCACTCCGGGTTTACATGGAGAGACTGAAACAGAGAAAACCCTAGAGGCGCGCAGTGACGTGCCCACGATCGCTTCGCTGAAGAAGCACCTGTGAGGTCTTTTCTGTTCGGTCATTACCGATTGCGCTCTTtcgaaagacaaaaacaaaaaaaaaaaaaaaaaaaaactaaacaaaaaaaaatcggttctgcagtgttttaatgttttagaaaaatgAACTGTTTCAGTTCCTGACGTGGCTGGTTTCTAGTGCCTTTTTTCTATAGCTGATATCTGTGCTTGTGCAGATTCCAAATAAACCATTGGTGACTGTTTGATACTTCTTAATATGCATCTGAAAGAGAAATCACTGTAAAGCT contains:
- the LOC121330474 gene encoding pentraxin-4, producing the protein MPSCGKVAFLLLLLTCLCAQPGSGQQAGQAETGTRKPFFERLRRLEEQFRWFQELTLTRLQGIADNYNISYNIEERFQLLTDQYANISQTIGSFHASATRDLDSLKLWTKKLQKKNKKLELKVSALEKALNEKSKQTLRDNKERDGVLSSLTQELRDQKDQISSLSSDRDQVRAGLQGLQDALRSQEAKVERFEQQVSSALQSEALSSSEPSAQRSSNQTPEGKATETPDTDGEQQQQQRSGKKLQVKHFKGRQLQERQTPGTPALRPKTAKETQVNQPLQQTQGLPPPVQRHKIPWQQQQQEQPPKKPGTICNVKSMLVFPNASTENYVTFTKGFPAELHELSVCTWLRTEAGYLGTLLSYATEENDNKLVLHGRNSSAPQTSLHFVIGDPAFRELPVGPLLHRGWHHLCVIWSSIEGKYWYYVNRRLSAAGSKFQKGYEIPPGGSLVLGQEQDSVGGGFDMAESFVGSLAGFAAWNRALTPGEVSGIATGKGMPRGTVFTLDDIAAVHGDVQRVDCGCLEHCV
- the eci1 gene encoding enoyl-CoA delta isomerase 1, mitochondrial, which translates into the protein MASLLKHSAKYVLSGRLSHLGVHSRYGGLQCLQPCLLPHQRSVSTGSKIQVEMDDSTGIAILTMKSPPVNSLSLDFLTEFSISLEKLELDRGCRGVILTSALPKIFSAGLDIMEMYGKSPEHCGEFWKAVQEMWLRLYGSSMITVAAINGSSPAGGCLMALACDYRIMAENPKYSIGLNETQLGIVAPFWFKDTLVNTVGNRAAELSLQLGLLYSAPDALRTGLVDLLVPEDKVLSTASQTVTQWLAVPDHARQITKSMMRKPTVDRLLASREPDIKNFVSFITKDSIQKSLRVYMERLKQRKP